A window of the Schlesneria paludicola DSM 18645 genome harbors these coding sequences:
- a CDS encoding cytochrome-c peroxidase: MKHAAWLLVFGVLVTAAQAEDAGRLTVELGTPELTAGIPGEGPLTTEQIRKWLDNKDNFKELDVILPMGLSLGANNISIPKDNPLTKAKIELGRQLFFDTRLSADNTIACANCHHPEDAYGRNTRFGEGIGGQIGGRNSPVAYNRILSTLQFWDGRAGSLEDQAVGPIANPIEMGHTHDACVTDLGKIEGYKLQFDKIFPGKGINIKTVGAAIASFERVLVTGPSPADYLEPLLNFKKAFKDDLKDLAAFKKDDPDSYALYWKVKRASDAHPVSASAARGRELFFGKANCTACHAGANFTDEKFHNLGVGMSAKMPDLGRYDVTKVEKDKGAFKTPTVRNVASTGPYMHDGSLKTLEEVVEWYDKGGEANSYLSDKMKKLNLTTTEKEDLVAYMLALHGDLTPVRSDRLPK; this comes from the coding sequence ATGAAACACGCGGCGTGGTTGCTGGTTTTTGGCGTATTGGTCACGGCGGCCCAAGCGGAAGACGCGGGTCGGCTAACAGTCGAACTGGGAACCCCCGAATTGACGGCAGGGATTCCTGGTGAGGGTCCGTTGACCACGGAGCAGATCAGGAAGTGGCTCGATAACAAGGACAATTTCAAAGAGCTGGACGTGATCCTGCCGATGGGACTGTCTCTGGGGGCCAACAATATTTCGATTCCCAAGGACAATCCGCTGACCAAGGCGAAGATCGAACTGGGGCGGCAATTATTCTTCGATACGCGGTTGTCGGCCGACAATACAATCGCCTGTGCGAACTGCCACCATCCGGAAGATGCTTATGGCCGCAACACCCGATTTGGCGAGGGGATTGGCGGACAGATCGGCGGACGCAATTCGCCTGTCGCCTACAATCGAATCCTCAGCACGCTGCAGTTCTGGGACGGACGCGCCGGAAGCTTAGAAGATCAGGCGGTGGGGCCGATCGCCAATCCTATCGAAATGGGGCACACACACGACGCGTGTGTCACCGACCTAGGCAAGATCGAAGGATATAAACTTCAATTCGACAAGATCTTCCCCGGCAAGGGAATTAACATCAAGACAGTCGGTGCCGCGATCGCATCGTTCGAGCGAGTGCTCGTCACGGGTCCTTCACCAGCCGACTATCTTGAGCCCCTGCTGAACTTCAAAAAGGCCTTCAAAGATGACTTGAAAGATCTGGCCGCCTTCAAAAAGGACGATCCCGATTCATATGCCCTGTATTGGAAGGTGAAACGAGCCAGTGACGCACACCCTGTTTCCGCGTCAGCAGCCCGTGGTCGAGAGCTTTTCTTCGGCAAGGCGAACTGTACCGCCTGCCATGCCGGTGCCAACTTTACAGACGAAAAGTTCCACAACCTTGGCGTTGGGATGAGCGCCAAGATGCCAGACCTGGGTCGGTACGACGTGACGAAAGTGGAAAAAGACAAGGGGGCATTCAAGACGCCGACAGTTCGCAATGTCGCCTCCACCGGCCCCTACATGCACGACGGAAGCCTGAAGACGCTTGAGGAAGTCGTCGAATGGTACGACAAGGGGGGCGAAGCGAATTCCTATCTGAGCGACAAGATGAAGAAGCTCAACCTCACCACGACCGAAAAGGAAGATTTGGTCGCTTACATGTTGGCACTTCATGGCGATCTGACCCCGGTCCGCTCGGATCGGTTGCCCAAGTAG
- a CDS encoding MBL fold metallo-hydrolase, whose product MPFSSNREMILLGTGTSHGVPVIGCHCDVCQSSDPRNNRTRTGVAVQTEQGVFLIDTSPELRIQLLRERIDVAHAVIYTHGHADHLFGIDDLRLFGYRIDHPVPLYCEESVERQIRTSFPYAFPESTAELHHGAIPLLELRRIGLEPFEVLGQLIQPIRLIHGRLPVLGYRIGDVAFCTDVSKIPDESWPLLEGLDVLIIDALRDEPHTTHFGIPQALAAAERVKPRRTYLTHVSHHLEYTATNARLPAGVELSYDGLHIPY is encoded by the coding sequence ATGCCGTTTTCGTCCAATCGCGAGATGATTCTGCTGGGAACAGGGACCAGCCATGGGGTGCCGGTCATTGGATGCCACTGCGACGTCTGTCAGTCATCAGACCCGCGAAACAATCGAACGCGGACAGGCGTTGCGGTCCAGACCGAACAGGGCGTGTTTCTGATCGACACGTCACCGGAACTGCGGATTCAACTCCTTCGTGAACGAATCGATGTCGCGCATGCCGTGATCTATACCCACGGCCATGCCGACCATTTGTTTGGAATCGATGACCTTCGCCTTTTTGGCTACCGCATCGATCATCCTGTTCCGCTCTACTGCGAAGAAAGTGTCGAACGGCAAATTCGAACCTCGTTTCCGTACGCATTTCCCGAATCGACCGCCGAGCTGCATCACGGCGCCATTCCGCTGCTGGAACTGCGTCGAATCGGCCTGGAGCCGTTTGAAGTGCTGGGGCAACTGATTCAACCAATCCGCTTGATCCACGGCCGCCTGCCGGTCCTTGGCTATCGCATCGGTGACGTCGCCTTCTGCACGGACGTCAGCAAAATCCCCGACGAATCGTGGCCGCTGCTTGAGGGATTGGACGTGCTCATCATTGATGCGCTTCGTGATGAACCGCACACGACTCACTTCGGCATTCCACAAGCACTCGCCGCCGCGGAACGAGTCAAACCCAGACGCACGTATTTGACGCACGTATCGCACCATCTGGAATACACCGCGACCAACGCTCGACTTCCCGCAGGGGTTGAACTGAGTTATGACGGATTGCACATCCCTTATTGA
- a CDS encoding lipopolysaccharide biosynthesis protein produces the protein MTTGSSVKRNVIASWGVHASNMVIGFFLTRYTLDVLGVSTYGNWLFINSIAAYANLLYCGFGETISRYVSKYHADNDQQRMNEVVSLVTYIFRGLGCIAFAAASVLAATAQWWGGWEGDMLLQVRITCLILGLNVAISMSGTSFGGVLHGLRRFDLERGVGFAFDIVRLILFLVFLREEWGIVLIAAIFFVVTVGENLCYVLFAYHLLPNLEVRWKHVRRETLNECWSFSTMSFVNTIASQVINATDTIVIGIMLDKEAIVPYYFGLRLAQFCRQPIDKIAHICLPTAGSLHSEADRPKRLRFFLRALGVVVLLITGLFIGAWYFGRDVLNIWVGPKLSPQDHLLAHRVLMILLGAHLIALPCNICRAFLFGLGIVRIPACIYVLEAILNFGISIVLCHSYGVEGVAWGTAIPVTVIELGVLLPYAVRHLGISWTRLFKEGLWPAALPLLALWAYAIIVSRQSWSHDDWRALILIAIAGGAVLGGAKWLTERPFWLKFGSTLENPRL, from the coding sequence ATGACGACGGGTAGTTCAGTTAAGCGAAATGTGATCGCCAGTTGGGGCGTGCATGCTTCCAACATGGTCATCGGCTTTTTCTTGACTCGCTATACCCTGGATGTTCTTGGAGTCTCAACCTACGGCAATTGGCTGTTCATCAATTCCATCGCGGCCTATGCCAACCTGCTGTACTGTGGCTTTGGCGAAACTATCAGCCGCTATGTCTCCAAGTACCACGCGGATAATGATCAGCAGCGAATGAACGAAGTCGTTTCGCTGGTCACCTATATCTTTCGTGGACTGGGCTGTATCGCCTTTGCGGCCGCATCCGTGCTGGCCGCAACCGCTCAGTGGTGGGGCGGGTGGGAAGGCGACATGCTGCTGCAGGTCCGGATCACCTGCCTGATCCTGGGCTTAAATGTTGCGATTTCGATGTCGGGAACATCGTTCGGAGGCGTCCTTCACGGATTGCGTCGATTCGATCTGGAACGAGGGGTTGGATTCGCCTTCGACATCGTCCGTCTGATTTTGTTCTTGGTCTTCCTGCGAGAGGAATGGGGGATCGTCCTGATCGCCGCGATCTTTTTCGTGGTGACCGTTGGGGAGAATCTCTGCTATGTCTTATTCGCCTATCACCTGTTACCCAATCTGGAAGTCCGCTGGAAGCATGTTCGCCGCGAGACGCTGAACGAGTGCTGGTCATTCAGCACCATGTCATTTGTGAACACGATTGCGTCGCAGGTCATCAATGCGACAGACACGATCGTCATCGGCATTATGCTCGACAAAGAAGCGATCGTGCCCTACTACTTCGGCCTCAGGCTGGCGCAGTTTTGCCGACAACCCATCGACAAGATCGCACATATTTGCTTGCCGACCGCCGGATCGCTGCATTCGGAAGCCGACCGACCGAAACGGCTGAGATTCTTTCTGAGAGCCCTTGGGGTTGTGGTTCTGCTCATCACCGGACTGTTCATCGGCGCATGGTATTTCGGACGTGACGTGCTCAATATCTGGGTCGGTCCGAAATTAAGCCCGCAAGATCATCTACTCGCTCATCGCGTTTTAATGATTTTGCTCGGCGCCCACTTGATCGCACTTCCCTGCAATATCTGTCGTGCCTTTTTGTTTGGCCTTGGGATCGTACGTATTCCGGCCTGCATCTATGTGCTTGAGGCGATTCTCAATTTTGGAATCAGCATCGTCTTGTGCCATTCTTATGGAGTTGAAGGTGTCGCCTGGGGAACGGCCATCCCTGTAACGGTGATCGAACTAGGAGTGCTGTTACCGTACGCGGTCCGGCATTTAGGGATCTCTTGGACGAGGCTATTCAAAGAAGGATTGTGGCCCGCGGCGCTGCCTCTTTTGGCACTTTGGGCGTACGCCATCATTGTGTCGCGACAAAGCTGGAGTCACGACGACTGGCGCGCCTTGATCCTGATTGCGATCGCCGGTGGCGCGGTCCTTGGCGGTGCCAAATGGCTAACCGAACGCCCGTTCTGGTTGAAGTTCGGCTCAACGCTGGAAAACCCGCGACTCTGA
- a CDS encoding thioredoxin family protein: MRLTARIFAVALFAGSSLYAGQYNEVLNIGDAAPTWQELPGTDGKMHALSDFQDKDAVVVVFTCLSCPTAVDYEARFEELAKKYGGPTSNVGFAAICVNRVAADRLDKLTDRANEKKLSFPYLYDESQKIAKDYGAIFTPEFYVLNKQRKVVYMGAMDDATDADKVTKRYVEDALAAALKGSEAPVTETIARGCRVRYVRDRK; this comes from the coding sequence ATGCGTTTGACGGCACGGATCTTCGCAGTCGCTCTTTTTGCCGGCAGCTCGCTTTACGCCGGTCAATACAATGAAGTCTTAAACATCGGGGATGCGGCACCCACGTGGCAAGAATTGCCCGGCACCGACGGAAAGATGCACGCGCTGAGCGATTTTCAGGACAAAGACGCCGTGGTCGTCGTGTTCACGTGTCTGAGTTGTCCAACCGCGGTCGACTACGAAGCTCGATTTGAGGAATTGGCAAAAAAATACGGAGGACCGACCAGCAACGTCGGGTTCGCTGCGATCTGCGTCAATCGTGTCGCCGCGGATCGCCTGGATAAATTGACGGATCGAGCCAACGAAAAGAAGCTGTCGTTCCCGTATCTGTATGACGAATCTCAGAAGATCGCGAAAGACTACGGAGCGATCTTCACTCCCGAATTCTACGTTCTCAACAAGCAGCGTAAGGTCGTCTATATGGGCGCCATGGACGACGCAACCGATGCGGACAAGGTGACGAAACGCTATGTCGAAGACGCACTCGCCGCCGCTCTGAAGGGTAGCGAGGCTCCTGTCACGGAAACCATCGCGCGCGGCTGCCGAGTCCGTTACGTCCGTGACCGAAAGTAG
- a CDS encoding endonuclease/exonuclease/phosphatase family protein, with translation MSSAPPTAPKRLTKAAKWVLGLSCLNLIALCAISYLIYGVSETWWVGTVLTYAPRAPYLVPAVVLLVASVCWHRESIGINLVSAAVVLVPIMGLSVPLELWMNGPPKSENATSLTILSCNVQSFEPKFEKVLEEIATFNPDIVALQEAFRGDPRLDAYFRDWSTLQHGHYWVGSRFPIKLIRDCEVEQFGGRTAGMLVEIETPAGPIVLANIHQMTARFGLKELNRKTLINGDGTKELEDFEGERYLESIAIRQAVQESRGERPLIVCGDFNTPASSSLFQKHWGDLQSGFDIAGFGYGYTSPCKGNRFWPDNQPWARIDHILCSNDWTFQSCQIGESDGSDHRLIVAHALLSAKNRAANRGIAD, from the coding sequence ATGTCCTCTGCGCCACCAACCGCTCCGAAACGACTGACAAAAGCTGCGAAGTGGGTGCTCGGTCTCTCGTGTTTGAATCTGATTGCGCTGTGTGCGATCAGCTATCTCATCTACGGGGTCTCGGAAACGTGGTGGGTCGGAACCGTTCTGACCTATGCCCCCCGCGCCCCATATCTGGTTCCCGCAGTCGTGCTGCTCGTTGCATCGGTGTGCTGGCATCGAGAATCCATCGGAATCAACCTCGTTTCGGCCGCGGTGGTGTTGGTCCCGATCATGGGCCTTTCTGTTCCCTTGGAACTTTGGATGAATGGCCCGCCAAAATCAGAGAATGCGACCTCGCTGACAATCCTGAGCTGCAACGTACAATCGTTCGAACCCAAATTCGAAAAAGTCCTCGAAGAGATTGCGACGTTCAATCCAGACATCGTTGCGCTGCAAGAGGCGTTTCGTGGCGATCCAAGACTGGATGCGTATTTTCGCGACTGGTCTACGCTTCAACACGGCCACTATTGGGTGGGATCACGCTTTCCGATCAAATTGATTCGAGATTGCGAAGTCGAGCAGTTTGGCGGTCGAACAGCCGGAATGCTGGTGGAGATCGAAACACCCGCTGGTCCGATTGTGCTCGCGAACATTCATCAGATGACCGCTCGTTTTGGACTGAAAGAGCTCAATCGAAAGACGCTGATCAATGGCGACGGCACGAAAGAGCTCGAAGATTTCGAAGGAGAACGGTACCTGGAATCGATCGCGATTCGGCAAGCCGTCCAGGAATCTCGCGGCGAACGGCCGCTCATCGTCTGCGGAGACTTCAACACGCCGGCCTCCAGCAGTCTGTTCCAGAAACACTGGGGAGACTTGCAAAGCGGGTTCGACATCGCCGGGTTTGGCTATGGATACACCTCACCCTGCAAGGGCAATCGATTCTGGCCGGACAATCAGCCTTGGGCGCGGATCGATCATATTCTGTGCTCCAACGATTGGACATTTCAGAGTTGCCAGATTGGTGAGTCTGACGGATCGGACCATCGGCTGATCGTGGCTCATGCGCTGCTTTCGGCCAAAAATCGTGCCGCGAACCGCGGGATCGCCGATTGA
- a CDS encoding glutamine--tRNA ligase/YqeY domain fusion protein, protein MSTEESPSATPPTNFIREIIDADNVSGKFDRRVHTRFPPEPNGYLHIGHAKSICLNFGLALKYGGQCNLRFDDTNPTKEDVEYVDSIQEDVRWLGFQWDNLFYASDYFETIYQYAERLIEKGLAYVDSCSTEEIRQMRGTLTQPGTPGPYRDRPIAENQDLFRRMRAGEFPDGTHVLRAKIDLAHTNMNMRDPLLYRIRHAEHHRTGNKWCIYPLYDFTHGYSDSIERVTHSICTLEFENHRPLYDWLIDVLDLYHPQQIEFARLNLTHMMMSKRKLLELVETGSVSGWDDPRMPTLAGIRRRGYTPEAMRAFCEEIGVTKFNSLTEIVVLENAVRADLNKRSNRVMAVINPIKVVLENYPEGQVEELEAVNNPEDPSAGTRLVPFSRELYIERDDFMEAPPKQFFRLAPGREVRLRWGYLITCQSVVKDPVTGEILELRCTYDPLTRGGNAPDGRKVKSTIHWVSAPHAVEAEVRLYDHLFEIANVADIPENEDWKKYLNPKSLVVVPAAKLERSLANAKPGDRCQFERLGYFCVDKLSTPDKLVFNRTVTLKDDWAKLQKKQGG, encoded by the coding sequence ATGTCCACGGAAGAGAGTCCCTCCGCCACACCGCCGACAAATTTCATCCGCGAAATCATCGATGCGGACAATGTCTCGGGAAAGTTTGACCGGCGCGTTCACACTCGATTTCCCCCCGAGCCGAATGGATATCTGCATATCGGTCATGCGAAATCGATCTGCTTGAACTTCGGATTGGCGCTCAAATACGGCGGTCAATGCAACCTGCGGTTTGACGATACGAATCCAACCAAAGAGGACGTCGAATACGTCGATTCTATTCAGGAAGACGTTCGTTGGCTGGGGTTCCAATGGGACAATCTGTTTTACGCATCGGACTATTTCGAAACGATCTATCAATACGCAGAGCGGCTGATCGAAAAGGGATTGGCGTACGTCGACAGTTGCTCGACCGAAGAAATCCGCCAAATGAGGGGAACCTTGACGCAGCCCGGAACGCCGGGGCCCTATCGCGATCGCCCCATCGCCGAGAACCAAGATCTATTCCGACGAATGCGGGCCGGTGAGTTCCCTGATGGGACCCATGTGTTGCGTGCCAAGATTGACCTGGCTCACACAAACATGAATATGCGTGATCCGCTATTGTACCGTATCCGCCATGCCGAGCATCATCGAACCGGAAACAAATGGTGCATCTATCCGCTTTACGACTTCACACACGGCTACAGTGATTCCATCGAACGAGTGACCCACTCAATTTGTACGCTCGAATTCGAGAATCATCGACCGCTGTATGATTGGCTGATCGATGTGCTCGACCTGTATCATCCGCAACAGATTGAGTTTGCCCGACTGAACCTGACACACATGATGATGAGCAAACGGAAGCTGCTCGAACTCGTGGAAACAGGCTCGGTGTCAGGTTGGGATGATCCCCGCATGCCGACGCTGGCCGGGATCCGACGACGTGGATATACACCCGAAGCCATGCGGGCGTTCTGCGAAGAGATCGGCGTCACCAAGTTCAACAGCCTGACCGAGATCGTGGTTCTGGAAAATGCCGTCCGCGCGGACCTCAACAAACGATCCAATCGCGTCATGGCGGTCATCAATCCGATCAAGGTCGTTCTCGAGAACTATCCCGAAGGACAAGTGGAAGAGCTGGAAGCCGTCAACAATCCCGAAGATCCATCGGCAGGAACGCGACTGGTCCCGTTTTCGCGAGAGCTCTACATCGAGCGCGACGACTTCATGGAAGCGCCGCCGAAACAGTTCTTCCGCCTGGCGCCTGGCCGAGAAGTGCGATTGCGTTGGGGATATCTCATCACATGTCAAAGCGTCGTGAAAGACCCGGTGACCGGCGAGATTCTGGAACTGCGATGCACGTACGACCCGTTGACGCGAGGCGGCAACGCCCCGGATGGACGAAAGGTCAAATCCACGATCCACTGGGTCTCGGCCCCGCATGCTGTCGAAGCCGAAGTTCGTCTCTACGATCATTTGTTCGAGATTGCGAATGTGGCCGACATCCCTGAAAACGAGGACTGGAAAAAGTATTTGAATCCCAAGTCTCTGGTCGTCGTTCCGGCGGCGAAGCTCGAGCGGTCGCTGGCAAACGCAAAACCGGGTGATCGTTGTCAGTTTGAACGATTGGGATATTTCTGTGTGGACAAACTCTCAACACCCGACAAACTTGTGTTTAACCGCACAGTTACTTTGAAAGACGATTGGGCCAAGCTTCAAAAGAAGCAAGGTGGTTGA
- a CDS encoding APC family permease: MTNAEPVAEIGPKTLPRVLGLFDATALVVGSIIGSGIFLKVGNVDQALMSWGFLPIILVWIFVGLITLCGSLALAELAAMFPQAGGPYLYLREAYGRLPAFLWGWTEFWVVRTGSVGALACATVIYLDEFLRPPGNGEAPLGHLGQSIIAVSIIIGLSAVNMFSTRWGAVIQNIATVTKVGFLGLLITLPFLMGKMNVDNLHPLWVPNPVDTPLAVSGESPVADSAVPLIPKSLFTALGLALIAVFWPFDGWINIAPVAEDIREPQSNIPRALAIGIGIVCLVYVGANISYHLVLPMPEVAKSTRLASDVFRVMFGEWGSKFAALGVCCSTFGAANSNLICGPRIYVAASRDGLVPDFIQRVHPLRLTPSNSILVQGVWTTFLIIVFYIISPEPKKVFDLITDAVICAGLIFYSLTVGAVYILRSRRPDADRPYRTWGYPWTPALLISSYVIALVGTLVEQWQQLVWVLVLIAAGAVYYAIVTRRTKTEATTEPT, encoded by the coding sequence ATGACGAATGCGGAACCTGTCGCGGAAATCGGCCCGAAAACACTGCCTCGTGTCCTTGGCTTATTTGACGCAACCGCTCTGGTTGTTGGATCAATTATCGGGTCGGGAATTTTTCTGAAGGTCGGAAATGTCGACCAGGCTCTGATGTCATGGGGATTCCTGCCAATTATTCTCGTCTGGATTTTTGTCGGCCTGATCACGTTGTGCGGTTCTCTGGCTCTCGCCGAACTGGCGGCCATGTTTCCTCAGGCCGGTGGCCCGTATCTGTACCTGCGAGAAGCGTACGGACGACTTCCCGCTTTCTTGTGGGGATGGACTGAGTTCTGGGTTGTCCGAACCGGGTCGGTCGGTGCATTGGCCTGTGCCACGGTCATCTATCTGGACGAGTTCCTAAGACCACCTGGGAATGGCGAGGCCCCCCTTGGTCATCTGGGACAATCAATTATCGCCGTCTCGATTATCATCGGTCTGTCCGCCGTCAACATGTTCAGCACTCGTTGGGGCGCGGTGATCCAAAACATTGCCACAGTCACAAAAGTCGGATTTCTCGGGCTGCTCATCACCCTGCCATTCCTGATGGGCAAAATGAATGTCGATAACCTGCATCCGCTTTGGGTGCCGAATCCGGTCGACACACCGCTTGCCGTATCGGGGGAATCACCTGTTGCCGATTCCGCGGTTCCTCTGATCCCCAAATCGCTTTTCACCGCCCTGGGTCTGGCACTCATTGCCGTGTTCTGGCCGTTTGATGGCTGGATTAATATTGCGCCCGTCGCCGAAGACATCCGCGAACCTCAATCGAATATTCCCCGCGCACTCGCAATCGGAATTGGAATCGTCTGCCTGGTCTATGTCGGAGCAAACATCAGTTATCACCTGGTGCTGCCGATGCCGGAAGTCGCCAAGAGTACCCGATTGGCATCAGACGTGTTTCGTGTCATGTTTGGAGAATGGGGCAGCAAGTTTGCGGCATTGGGTGTGTGCTGTTCGACGTTCGGCGCGGCGAATTCCAATTTGATCTGCGGTCCGCGAATCTATGTTGCTGCATCCCGCGATGGTCTCGTTCCCGACTTCATCCAGCGGGTCCACCCACTGCGATTGACCCCCTCCAATTCGATTCTCGTCCAAGGAGTCTGGACGACGTTTCTCATCATCGTCTTCTACATCATCAGTCCTGAGCCCAAAAAGGTCTTCGATCTTATCACCGACGCCGTGATCTGCGCCGGATTGATTTTCTACAGCCTGACAGTCGGCGCGGTCTACATTCTGCGATCTCGCCGCCCCGACGCCGATCGTCCCTACCGGACCTGGGGATATCCGTGGACTCCTGCCTTATTGATTTCAAGTTACGTGATCGCACTGGTCGGAACGCTTGTCGAACAGTGGCAGCAACTGGTCTGGGTTTTGGTTCTGATCGCCGCGGGCGCGGTCTACTACGCCATCGTGACGAGGCGGACAAAAACGGAAGCCACGACCGAACCCACCTGA